In Peptococcaceae bacterium, a single genomic region encodes these proteins:
- a CDS encoding DUF4153 domain-containing protein has translation MISNEKNNKTVAGLVLVLRRYLGFSVHAFSITFSRFPVTLLLFFGLAAIIIYRIETPHEQLKNINVILDRLSGVMAMGIPFSLSIALLIEKFGQEKNFILRMSSYLAELVFLSLYYLFLFTDTNMVAVTRLLMVTLAMLLCFFFIPYLPQRNNFEIYVTSIITRAATTAFYTVVLALGLVATLFAIKSLLYNEMNSKIYGETWVLAWLVFVPVHFLYNLPCRNDNFTIEHFNKIIKIMLLYIVLPIISIYTIVLYIYFTKIIVTHVWPKGIVSYLVVSYTAAGIAAIFLVSPFREQNKWVKVFTAAFTKLIFPLLLMMFISIGIRISEFGFTENRYFILIIGLWSTFVMVFLNITKGKNNTMLPISLAVIALLTVFGPWNAFEVSKLSQSNRFYQIVSKYDLIQNGKVVANSRPVETRDQREISGILRYFERYHKLHDLKYLPAGFTMAQMKDTFGFSEVYGDVRTDKYFNYYRDRFLPLSISGYDLLFRLESFRYHADIKEINTAKGTIRLLLENGNYLTLFSNDRKVYEYDLLKYVQTLYDKYGTNIGERPKPVGIPNDRPEDMVLTDETATVKIMIVFQSIDGTVNPDNNELSINRIEGDIFVTIK, from the coding sequence ATGATCTCTAATGAAAAAAATAACAAGACTGTTGCAGGTCTTGTCTTAGTCTTGCGCAGGTATCTAGGATTTAGTGTTCATGCGTTTTCTATTACTTTCAGCAGGTTTCCTGTCACCCTGCTTCTTTTCTTTGGGTTAGCGGCAATAATTATTTACCGGATTGAAACTCCCCATGAGCAGTTAAAGAATATCAACGTTATCCTTGACAGGTTAAGTGGAGTTATGGCCATGGGAATCCCCTTTTCCCTAAGTATTGCCTTATTAATAGAGAAATTTGGTCAGGAAAAAAATTTCATATTAAGAATGAGCTCCTACCTCGCTGAATTAGTATTTTTATCTCTATACTACCTGTTTTTGTTTACCGATACTAATATGGTTGCGGTTACGCGATTATTAATGGTCACACTCGCCATGCTCCTTTGTTTCTTTTTTATTCCTTACCTTCCCCAAAGAAATAATTTTGAGATTTATGTTACCAGCATTATTACCAGAGCTGCTACAACGGCTTTTTATACCGTTGTTTTGGCGTTAGGCCTGGTAGCCACCCTTTTTGCCATCAAATCCTTACTGTACAACGAAATGAATTCAAAAATATATGGAGAAACCTGGGTTTTAGCCTGGCTAGTCTTTGTCCCGGTGCATTTTCTTTATAACCTGCCCTGCCGGAATGATAATTTTACTATCGAGCATTTTAACAAAATAATCAAAATAATGCTCTTGTACATTGTTTTACCCATCATCTCTATTTACACCATAGTTTTATATATTTATTTCACCAAGATTATAGTCACCCATGTCTGGCCTAAAGGGATCGTCTCCTACCTGGTGGTTTCCTACACGGCTGCGGGAATTGCCGCCATCTTCCTGGTTTCACCTTTCAGGGAACAAAACAAATGGGTAAAGGTGTTTACTGCTGCCTTTACCAAGCTGATATTTCCCCTTCTTCTCATGATGTTCATCTCAATTGGTATACGCATAAGTGAATTCGGTTTCACTGAAAATAGATACTTTATACTCATAATTGGCCTATGGTCAACTTTTGTGATGGTTTTTCTCAATATTACCAAAGGGAAAAACAATACAATGCTCCCGATCAGTCTGGCGGTGATTGCCCTCTTAACTGTTTTCGGTCCCTGGAATGCCTTTGAAGTCTCCAAGCTTAGCCAAAGCAATAGGTTTTACCAGATTGTTTCAAAGTACGATCTGATTCAAAACGGAAAAGTCGTTGCCAACAGCCGACCCGTCGAAACACGGGATCAACGGGAAATCAGCGGAATATTAAGATACTTTGAACGGTATCATAAACTCCATGATTTAAAGTACCTCCCTGCGGGTTTCACCATGGCTCAGATGAAGGATACCTTTGGTTTTTCCGAGGTTTATGGCGATGTTAGAACCGATAAATATTTTAACTATTACCGGGACAGGTTCTTGCCTTTATCAATTTCTGGATATGATCTCCTTTTCCGGCTGGAGTCTTTTAGATATCATGCCGATATAAAAGAAATCAACACCGCAAAAGGAACAATCCGATTGCTGCTTGAGAATGGGAACTACCTGACCTTGTTTAGTAACGATAGGAAGGTCTATGAGTATGATCTATTGAAGTATGTTCAAACGCTGTATGATAAATATGGCACTAACATAGGAGAAAGGCCAAAACCCGTTGGAATACCAAATGACAGGCCGGAAGACATGGTTTTGACAGATGAAACTGCCACAGTGAAAATTATGATAGTCTTTCAGAGTATTGACGGGACAGTAAACCCGGATAATAACGAGCTTAGCATTAACAGGATTGAAGGAGATATTTTTGTTACTATAAAATAA
- a CDS encoding ATP-dependent RecD-like DNA helicase, translating to MESLSGVVERITYINEESGFSVIKIRCKGFSELVSVVGNMAAVNVGSVVSLKGQWNHDSKYGRQFNVHSYSETIPASAAGIEKYLGSGLIKGIGPVNAKRIVRRFKEDTIRVIEEEPEKLTEVEGIGQKRLEMIQKAWQEHKEIKNIMLFLQEYGVSAAYAVKIYKAYGNESVRVVKENPFRLADDIWGIGFKTADRIAGKMGFERESYPRCRAGLIYVLNQMSNEGHCYLRRDQLIKEAENLLEISPETISKTIDRMLAEDSLILDEEDALYLPSLYFSEEGTARRIKEILSHKSKYNPERVDEIVAQVEKENNIVYDRAQVEAIRAAAASKFMVLTGGPGTGKTTTTLAIIKVFEKMWARILLAAPTGRAAKRLSEAAGMEAKTIHRLLEFKPPHGYQKNAGNPLACDVLIIDETSMVDIVLMYNLLRAVPDSAVVILVGDVDQLPSVGPGSVLKDLIDSGKVKVVRLERIFRQAQGSMIVTNAHRINRGDFPLLKSEKEGDFFFIEENDAARVVEIIKNLCSSRLPAYYRVDPIDDIQVLAPMTRGEAGTRNLNEILQETLNPGEKCVFYGGVKYKLADKVMQVKNNYDKNVFNGDIGRITGINQEDRTVTIRFDQQEVEYDLTELDEVVLAYAATIHKSQGSEFKIVVAPLLTQHFMLLQRNLLYTCVTRAKKVLVLVGSKKALAIALKNNKVEKRNTLLARRL from the coding sequence ATGGAGAGTTTATCGGGCGTAGTTGAAAGGATCACTTACATCAATGAAGAGAGTGGGTTTTCCGTTATTAAAATAAGGTGCAAGGGTTTTTCCGAATTGGTGTCTGTTGTAGGGAACATGGCTGCTGTAAACGTTGGTTCAGTGGTCAGCCTCAAGGGACAGTGGAACCATGACAGCAAGTACGGCCGGCAGTTTAATGTTCATTCCTATTCCGAAACCATACCGGCCAGCGCTGCCGGAATAGAAAAATACCTTGGCAGCGGCCTGATTAAAGGAATAGGCCCGGTAAACGCCAAAAGAATAGTGAGAAGGTTCAAAGAAGACACGATCCGCGTCATCGAAGAGGAACCGGAAAAACTCACGGAAGTGGAAGGAATCGGGCAAAAGAGACTGGAAATGATCCAGAAGGCTTGGCAGGAGCATAAGGAAATCAAGAACATCATGCTCTTTCTCCAAGAATATGGAGTTTCCGCCGCTTATGCCGTCAAGATTTACAAAGCTTACGGTAATGAAAGCGTCAGGGTGGTGAAGGAAAACCCCTTCCGTTTGGCCGACGACATCTGGGGTATCGGGTTTAAAACAGCCGACAGGATTGCCGGGAAGATGGGCTTCGAGCGGGAATCTTATCCTCGATGCCGTGCCGGCTTGATTTACGTGTTAAACCAGATGTCCAACGAAGGCCACTGCTACCTGAGACGTGACCAGCTAATCAAGGAGGCGGAGAACCTCCTGGAAATATCTCCTGAAACGATCAGCAAAACGATAGACAGAATGCTGGCTGAAGACTCCCTTATTCTGGACGAAGAGGACGCTCTTTACCTACCATCTCTTTATTTCAGCGAGGAAGGCACAGCCAGGAGAATAAAGGAAATCTTAAGTCATAAAAGTAAATACAATCCTGAGCGGGTTGACGAGATAGTAGCGCAGGTTGAAAAGGAGAATAACATCGTCTACGACAGGGCGCAGGTGGAGGCCATCCGGGCTGCCGCCGCTTCCAAATTCATGGTGCTGACGGGGGGACCTGGCACGGGAAAAACAACGACAACGCTGGCCATTATCAAAGTTTTTGAAAAAATGTGGGCCCGTATACTGCTGGCGGCGCCTACCGGAAGAGCAGCCAAGAGGTTATCCGAGGCCGCAGGTATGGAGGCTAAAACCATTCACCGGCTCCTGGAATTCAAGCCTCCACACGGCTACCAGAAGAATGCTGGTAATCCGCTGGCCTGCGATGTGCTAATAATTGATGAGACGTCTATGGTCGATATTGTTTTGATGTACAACCTGCTCAGGGCGGTTCCGGATAGTGCGGTGGTTATCCTGGTAGGTGACGTCGACCAGCTTCCTTCGGTGGGACCGGGCAGCGTGCTCAAGGATTTGATCGATTCTGGAAAAGTGAAGGTTGTCCGGCTGGAAAGGATTTTCCGGCAGGCCCAGGGGAGCATGATTGTTACAAATGCTCACAGGATAAACAGGGGAGATTTTCCCCTGTTAAAGAGCGAGAAGGAAGGCGACTTCTTTTTTATCGAGGAAAATGATGCCGCCAGGGTGGTCGAGATCATCAAAAACCTTTGCTCAAGCAGGCTTCCTGCTTACTACCGGGTTGACCCAATTGACGACATCCAGGTTCTCGCACCGATGACGAGGGGAGAAGCAGGAACAAGGAATCTCAACGAAATCCTGCAGGAAACGCTGAACCCCGGCGAAAAATGCGTTTTCTACGGGGGTGTGAAATACAAGCTGGCTGACAAGGTCATGCAGGTGAAGAATAACTATGACAAAAACGTTTTCAACGGGGATATCGGCAGGATAACGGGGATAAATCAGGAAGACAGGACAGTGACAATCAGGTTTGACCAGCAAGAGGTGGAGTATGATTTAACTGAGTTGGACGAGGTTGTCCTGGCTTATGCCGCTACCATCCATAAAAGCCAGGGGAGCGAGTTCAAAATTGTGGTTGCGCCGTTATTGACACAGCATTTTATGCTCTTGCAAAGGAACTTGCTTTATACTTGCGTGACCAGGGCAAAAAAGGTCTTGGTTCTGGTCGGGTCTAAAAAAGCGCTGGCCATTGCCCTTAAAAATAATAAAGTGGAAAAAAGGAATACTCTCCTGGCCCGAAGACTTTAG
- a CDS encoding chromate transporter gives MLKLYLRLFLSFFTIGSFTFGGGFAMIPLIERDVVQKYGWMNSEEFVDMIAVTQSAPGPVAVNSAVFIGYKLAGLAGAGIALLGVTLPSFLIILLIALFLVAQENQVILQKFFAGVRPAVVALILGAGLNLGQKCIKSSYDFLISILCLAVLVFLPVHPILLIITGAAWGVGRYLFLKRREGENC, from the coding sequence ATGCTAAAACTTTATTTACGCCTATTTTTATCGTTCTTTACGATCGGCAGCTTTACATTTGGCGGCGGCTTTGCCATGATACCCCTTATCGAGAGGGACGTGGTGCAAAAGTACGGCTGGATGAATTCTGAAGAATTTGTGGATATGATCGCCGTTACCCAGTCTGCCCCGGGGCCAGTAGCCGTCAATTCGGCTGTGTTCATCGGCTATAAACTGGCCGGCCTGGCAGGAGCCGGCATCGCTTTGCTGGGAGTTACGCTTCCTTCTTTTTTAATCATACTCTTGATAGCCCTCTTTCTGGTTGCACAGGAAAACCAGGTAATCCTGCAAAAATTCTTTGCCGGCGTCCGACCGGCGGTAGTGGCTTTAATCCTGGGAGCAGGCCTCAACCTGGGGCAAAAGTGCATAAAATCATCATATGACTTCCTGATTAGTATTTTGTGCCTTGCCGTTCTTGTTTTTCTACCGGTCCATCCAATTCTCTTGATCATAACTGGTGCCGCTTGGGGTGTTGGTCGTTACCTTTTCTTAAAAAGACGTGAAGGTGAGAACTGCTGA
- a CDS encoding chromate transporter, translated as MLLELFLTFAFIGAFSFGGGYAMLPLIQKEVVLNHHWLTMHQFADILAVAEMTPGPVAINTATFVGFKTAGVWGSVFATFGVVFPSFIIIVSLAGLVLKYKDTPVFQSAFGGLRPVVVALITGAAVLVGKETISSLLPLAFAAVALVLMRWLRIHPVLLIILSGLLGILVF; from the coding sequence ATGCTTCTTGAACTTTTTTTAACCTTTGCCTTTATAGGCGCCTTTAGTTTTGGCGGGGGTTATGCTATGCTCCCTCTTATCCAGAAAGAGGTTGTCTTAAATCACCACTGGCTCACCATGCACCAGTTTGCAGATATACTGGCTGTCGCGGAGATGACCCCCGGCCCGGTAGCCATCAATACGGCCACCTTTGTAGGATTCAAAACAGCCGGGGTTTGGGGTTCGGTCTTTGCCACTTTTGGTGTGGTCTTCCCGTCTTTCATCATTATTGTTTCCCTGGCCGGCCTTGTTCTCAAGTATAAGGATACCCCGGTCTTTCAAAGCGCTTTCGGCGGCCTGCGTCCCGTAGTTGTTGCGCTGATTACAGGAGCAGCCGTCCTGGTAGGCAAAGAGACCATCAGCAGCCTGCTGCCCCTGGCCTTCGCGGCAGTTGCCCTTGTTCTGATGAGATGGCTGCGTATCCACCCCGTCTTACTCATCATTTTATCCGGTTTGCTCGGAATTCTTGTTTTTTAA